TATAAAGGTAAGGTTGTGATTGTAGAACTGGTGGGTACCTGGTGCCCCAACTGTACCGACCAAACCGTATTCCTTTCTCCTTGGTTCAATAAAAATTCGAAAAGAGGGGTAGAAGCCATCGCCATTGGTTTCGAGCAGAAAGATGATCTTGAGTATGGAAAATATACACTTGGAAAGCTTCGCGATAAATACAACATTAAATACGATATCCTATTTGGCGGATTGGCCGATAAAAGATTGGTTGCCGATAAACTTCCGGCATTAAACAAATTCATTGCTTATCCAACCACCATTATTATCGATAGAAAAGGAGAAGTACGCGAAATATACACGGGTTACACTGGTACCGTTACAGGTAAATATTACGATGATTACGAGAAAAAATTCAATAAAGTTCTGGATGAATTAATCGCAGAACCAGTACCATCAGCAGCCTATTTTGAGGCACAAGCAAATGGAAAATAACTAAACCACCAAAACTAAATACCATATATAACATGTTACAGTATAAAACGATTGCACTTATTGCTACCACAGTTGTAGCTTCATCTTTCATCGCTTTAAACGGGCCTAAACCTAAACTAAAGGTAGCTACCGAAGCCACATCAAGGAAATTGGTAAACTATAAAGTAAGCCCTGAACAAAGTAAATTAACATGGTTAGCTAAAAAGGTAACTGGAGAACATTCAGGCACCATCAATGTAACTTCTGGATCGCTGACTTTAGATAATAAAGTGCTAAAAGGCGGTAGTTTCGAACTCGATACAAAAACCATTGCGGTTACCGATTTAACGGATAAAGAAACCAATGCAAAACTATTGGGGCACTTAAAAAGTGCTGATTTTTTTGCTGTTGATAAGTTTGATAAAGCTACATTCAATATCACTTCTGCCAAAAGTACAGGTGCAGGAACTTATGATGTTAAAGGAAAACTGACCATTAAAGGCATTACGAATGAAATCAGTTTTCCAGCAACAGTTAAACAAGAAGGTAATAAAGTTACAGCCAATGCAAAAATTACGGTCGATAGAACCAAGTATGATATCAAATTCAGGTCGAAAAGCTTTTTCGAAAACCTGGGCGATAAAGCCATTTATGATGATTTTGAGCTGAATGTACAGCTTGTTGCTAATAATTAAAGAATCTCTTGTTAAGGTTAGTGGTGATGGGAGGATGTGTGGTTCTCCCTGCCGCTAGCTATATCTGGTTGTCATTCTAAACGCCAGTGAAGAATCCTTAAAGTCGTCATCCTGAATTCATTTCAGGGTCTATCATGCGGAAAATATGCTGAACTAAATTCAGCATTGACGACAAATTGATCCGAACCGAATAAAACAATGAAAAGAAGCAAACTCATAATTCCCCTAAGCCTTATCGTGTTAGTGATCCTAATGGCGGGCTTCGGTGCAGACGATCCAGCTGTAATTAACAGCAAAGAACGTTTGGGCGAAAAACTGTTTTTTGATCCGATCCTTTCTAAAGATAAAAGCATTAGTTGCGCCTCTTGCCATAAACCAGAGTTTGCTTTTGCAGACACCAGCGCCGTGAGTTTAGGCGTAGGGGGAACCAAAGGAACGCGTAATTCGCCGTCGGTAACTAATCTTTCAGGCAGGCCAAACTTATTTTGGGATGGCAGAGCTGCTTCTTTGGAAGATCAGGCTTTGCAGCCCATCATCAATCCGGTAGAAATGAACCTGCCCATTGCCGATGCCATTGATCGCTTGCAAAAAGATAAGGATTATACAGTGTTATTCCAGAAGATTTTCAATTCTCCGCCTACACAAAAGAATTTGCTACTGGCCATTGCCTCTTTCGAAAGAACGTTAGAAACCGCAAACAGCCCTTACGATCGGTATATTAATGGTGATGACAAAGCCATATCTGAAAATGCAAAGCGAGGCAGAATGTTGTTCATCGGAAAAGCCAATTGTAACAATTGCCATTCGGGCGAAGATTTTACCGCCGACCGTTTTAAAGGAATTGGGTTATTTAATGAATTAGAGCTAAAAGACCAAGGCAGATTTGAGGTAACACACAACCCTGAGCATAAAGGGCATTTTAAAATACCTGGTTTAAGGAACGTTGGCATTACGGCACCATACATGCACAATGGAATGTTTAAAACACTAAAAGAAGTAATCCAATATTACAATAACCCAGATGCGGTAATCAAAAATGGGAAAAACAGGGATCTTTCTTTAAATAAACCGTTAGGCTTGAGCGAAACTGAAATAAACGATATAGAGGCTTTTTTGCTTTCGCTGACCGATGATAGATTCAAAAACAAAAATGATTAAATAGGCATAGCCAGATCAAAAACCTTTAAAACTTAATTTTTAACACATTTTTTCCACTCAAAATAAGGTGGATGGCCATTGGTATGTCTATTCCAAAATAAATAAAATGAAGATAAAACTACTTTTAATATTGCTGTTAACTACAGTCGCTTACTCCAAATTAGCCGCTCAGCAAAAAATCATCACGGGGGTGGTTGTTTCTGCAGAAAATAAAACGCCATTACCAGGAGTATCTGTAAAGATCAAAGGGCTCGATGGTTCTACCGTTACCGATAAGGATGGAGTATTTAAAATTTCTACCAAAAACGGGCGATTTATCGAGGTTTCTTATATCGGTTATAAAACCGCTACCATCGAAATTGGATCCTCTACGAAATTGAACGTTTCGCTCGAACAGGCCGATAACACTTTAACCGAATTGCAGATTGTAGGTTCAAGGAATGCCAATCGTACCAAACTCAATTCGCCTGTTCCAGTTGATGTGATCGATTTAAAAACATTACAACAGACCTCCCCACAGGCCAGCGTAACGCAATTACTCCAGTATGTTTCGCCATCTTTTCACTCTTCGGTTTCGGGTGGTGGTGATGCCGCATCGGCAACTTCTACCGTGCAGTTAAAAGGACTGGGGGTAGACCAGGTGTTGGTTTTGGTAAATGGTAAAAGAAGACATAAAAGCTCCAACATCAGTTGGGGTGGTTTGGGCAATGGCGCTACAGGATATGACCTGAATGCCATCCCGGTGGGATCGATAGATCGTATCGAAATTTTACGCGATGGTGCTGCGGCCCAATACGGATCGGATGCCATTGCTGGGGTAATCAACGTGGTATTGAAAAATACTGCCGATGAAATTACCGCAAGTACCATTGAAAGTATCCGGCGTAGAGGTGATGGATTAACCACCAGGACCAATGCCAATATCGGACTTAAATTAGGTGCAAAAGGTTTTCTAAACATCACCGGCGAATATGCTACACAGGCAGTATCGCTTCCTTCTGGCAATTACTCAGATGGAATATACATTGGTCCGGCTTATGGCGGAGGAGCAAACACGCGGGGTTTCGATCAGATTTACACCAAAGAAATTGATGATGCTATTATTGCCAGTCGAGGCATTGATCGCCACTATTTTGATCAGCGTGGCTCGACGAATAAATCAAAAGATGGTTTGTTATCGTTCAATGCCGGAATTCCCTTGAAAGATGGTTTTGAAGTGTACTCATTTGGTGGAATCAGCCACCGAAATTCGCAGTTTACAGCTGTTTACCGTTTGCCAGGATGGACAGAAAGGAACAATACTTTTGTTTATCCAGATGGATTTTTGCCGGCTATGGATAACATCATTACTGATCAATCTTTGGCAATAGGTGTAAAAGGCAAGATAAGTGGATGGAATTTTGATGTCTCGAATGTGTACGGTAGAAATGCTTTTGATAATATTATCAGCAATACGCTGAATGCCAGTTTAGGTCAAAAAACACCGCGTACTTTTAATGCAGGTAGCTATAACGCTTCACAGAATAGCGGAAGTTTAGATTTTTCGAGGAAATTTGATAAAGTGCTTAACGGATTAAACGTTGCCTTTGGTGGTCAGTACCGTGTAGAAACCTATCAGATTATTGCAGGTGAAGAAGGTTCTTATTCGAAAGCAGATTTAAGCCCCATTTATTCTATTGGTTATACTACAGGCGGAATACCATATTTTGTAGCTGCCGGAAGTACTCCATTAAATGGGCTTTCACCAGGTTCGCAGATCCATGCTGGTTTCAGACCTTCCAATGAAGTAAATGTAAAACGTTCTATTTCTGCGGCTTATGCGGATCTCGAACTGAATGTAACCGATAAATGGCTTTTATCAGGCGCAGTAAGGGTAGAAAATTATTCTGATTTTGGTAGTGTAACTACCTATAAAGCAGCAAGCCGATATGGTTTTGCAAAATGGTTAGCCGTTCGAGGTGGTTTTAATACCGGTTTCAGGGCTCCCGATCTGGCACAGTTTTATTATACCGAAACTTCTACTACCTTTCAGAATGGTGTAGCAATTGATCAGGTTACGGCAAACAATGTTAATCCTGCAACAAAGGCTTTGGGCATTCCGTCGCTTCAACCCGAAAAATCGAAAGGTTATTCTGCTGGATTAACTTCACAGCCAATCCAAAATGTTGAATTGACAGTTGATGCTTATCAGATTGATATTAAAGACCGTGTAGGGAATACCGGACGTTTTTCTGCAACGGACGTTAACTTACCTGCCGATGTAAGGGCATTGTTTGTACAGACGGGTACTGTACAGGCCAAGTTCTTTTATAATTCTTTTAGCACCAGAACGAGGGGAATTGAATTTACAGGAAGTTACCGCTTTTTGCTCCCTAATGGAGGTAATGTAGCTTTTTTAGCTGGGGCAAACCTGCAGAAAACTACTTTAACAAAAGTAAACACACCGAAGGGGCTTGAAGCTTATCGCTATATCATTTTTGACGAAAGTGAAGAGGTTCGGGTAACGCGCAGTATTCCAAAAACCAAGATCACCCTTCAGGGAACATATAATATTAATAAGTTTAACTTTTTATTACGCAGCGTATATTTTGGTTCTGTATCGGCAGTGAGCCAATTGAATGCCAGTTTTCCTAAACCTGATTATTATTATCAAACCTATAGCCCGATCTGGATTACCGATATTTCTGCAGGTTACAGGATTACCCCGGTATTGCAGGCTACTGTTGGTGTAAATAATCTGTTCAATGTGCTTGGCGATTATTCTATTCCTGCTCCTGGAAGCAATATTACCAGAACAAATTCACCGAGTGCTGCACAATCGGGTACCAGCACAGGTTTACAACCATTTATCAGGCTTTCGGCCACTTTTAAATAAAATGAAGCATATGAGAATTTATAAATTTCCAATATTATTTTTTGCACTAGCCACTACTTTGTTTGCTTCCTGCAAAAAAACAGATTATCTCGATATAAATGCTGGCGACAGACCCGCTTTAAGTGCTAAGGTGAAGTTTATCAATGCCAGACAATCAACCGTAGCTGTTAATTTTTGGGATTTTACCCGAAAAGTTACCGCAACCGCACTTCAACGGAATACGGCTACTGGTTATCTCGATACCCAGTTCGGAAAAGTACAGTTCAACCTCACCGAAGGAACCGAAGCTTCGTACAAGGCCTCATACATTTTCGGAGGCAGTGCAAATTTTGTACAGGAAACAAATTCAGCATCCTTTGCTGGTCCAAATGGACCTATTGCCAATTTTGCGCACAGTTTGTTCACGGTTAAAAAAAGATTAACCAGTACCTTAAATCCAGGTAATATTGATAGTTTGATCCTCGTTTATGATGATCTTACGCTTCCTGCATCGGGAAAAGCCAAAATTAGGTTTGCCAATTTTTCGCCAGATGCACCAAAAGTTGACCTTACTTATGCCGCAGGTACAGAAATATTTGCAGGTGTAGCTTATGGCAATTTTGGTAACCAAGCCGTCATTCCTTACATCTCTGGAAAAGCGCCTGCTACTATTGAAGGTTTAACGTGGAAAACACTAGGGCCTTTTAAAGAAATCGATGCGGGTACAAACCTAAGTCTAGTTGTTAAAGATAATACGACTAAGGCAGCTATTCCTTTAACAAACAGTGCTTTAAACGCCATTACTTTCGAGGCCGGGAAAATTTATACGGTTTATATTAACGGTACAGTAGGGGGAGCACCTGGTATTACTGCTACCATAATTACGCACAATTAATACCATATGAAAATTTAGGTCGGTGAGAAACCGACCGATAGAAAAAACTCCTGGCTCTTAACAGGTTTATATTTGGTTAGAAAAAGGGGCATGTCTGGATAGAATGCCCCTTTGTTTTTTAATAGTGGTCGTTATTTCGAGCGTAGTCAAGAAATCTATGAATTGAATATGGCTTATAGATCTTTCCATTCCGTTGCACTTCAGCTGAGATGACGTTTCTTTAGAAGTTACCCCAATTTCCTTCCGGTATTAATCACATTAACCCCATTAAAACGGGTAGTGGCACTTCCGTGTGAAACGGCACTTGCTTGTCCTGGCTGACCTTTTCCATCTGAAAATGTTCCGCCCAACCTGTAATCGCTTTTATCGCAGCGTTGTACACAGGAGTTCCAGAATTCTTGTGTATTGGCTTGGTAAGCAGCATCTTTAAACATACCTACAATTTTACCTTCCTTAATTTCGTAGGCCAGCTGTGCGCTGAACTGGAAATTATAACGTTGTTGATCGATAGAATAAGAATTTCGGCCGAACATGTAAATCCCTTTCTCTACATTTTTAACCATGTCGGCAGCACTTAGGGCTACATTTCCAGGGGCTAATGAAACATTTGGCATCCTTTGGAACTGAATACTGTCCCAGCTATCTGCATAGCAACAACCCTGTGATGCTTTTAAACCTAAAATATGTGCCTGATCGCGGATGGTCTGGTAATTTACCAAAATCCCATCTTTAATAATATCCCATTGGCCACATTTTACGCCTTCATCATCATAACCCACAGCGCCCAATGAACCTACTTCTAGTTTATCGCCAATGATGTTTACCTCTTTACTTCCGAAGTTGAATTTTTTGCTTTCCCATTTGTCCAGCGTTAAGAAACTGGTTCCTGCATAATTCGCCTCATAACCTAAAACGCGGTCTAACTCTGTCGGGTGACCAACAGATTCGTGGATGGTTAAAAATAGGTGAGAAGGATCTAAAACCAGGTCGTATTTGCCGGGGGCAACAGGTTTGGCTTTTAGTTTTTCATCAACATGTACAGCTGCTTCGCGTACATCCTCCAAAATATCGTAACGCTTTTTGTACATTGTAACCGGGCCACCTTTAATTTTTTCTTCTTCTTTTGGTTTCAGGTATTCAAAACCCATGCCCATTGGTGCACTTAAGGCATTTCTGGTTTCGAACTTACCGCTGGCCGCATCCGTTTTGGTTAGGGTAAAGGTTGGCCATATTCTGTGGATATCCTGATCGATATAAGAACCATCCGTAGAAGCAAAATATTTTTGCTCATTGATCATAAAGAGATTGGAGCTGATGTACTTTGCACCACCTTTCATGGCTTCACTGTTTACTTTTAAGAGGAGATCAACTTTATCGGCAATGGGTACTTCAAAGGCATTAATTTCAACTGGTGTTTTCCAGCTAGCTTCGCCATACCCTTTTTGTGCTGCCAATTGCACAGGCTCTTCCATCAGTTTTGAGTTTCCTTTGGCAATGGCTACGGCAGTCTCGGCAGCTTTTGCAATACTGGCATTATCCAGGTTGTTGGTTGCTGCGAACCCCCAGCTTCCATTGGCG
The nucleotide sequence above comes from Pedobacter riviphilus. Encoded proteins:
- a CDS encoding YceI family protein, with amino-acid sequence MLQYKTIALIATTVVASSFIALNGPKPKLKVATEATSRKLVNYKVSPEQSKLTWLAKKVTGEHSGTINVTSGSLTLDNKVLKGGSFELDTKTIAVTDLTDKETNAKLLGHLKSADFFAVDKFDKATFNITSAKSTGAGTYDVKGKLTIKGITNEISFPATVKQEGNKVTANAKITVDRTKYDIKFRSKSFFENLGDKAIYDDFELNVQLVANN
- a CDS encoding TldD/PmbA family protein, which translates into the protein MRRRDFLYMTGVGIGASMMPNIPAFGKIISVEEALTPVDVALKKKMADVALNAAKSKGATYADVRIGRYLNQVVATRETRVENISNSESYGLGVRVIANGSWGFAATNNLDNASIAKAAETAVAIAKGNSKLMEEPVQLAAQKGYGEASWKTPVEINAFEVPIADKVDLLLKVNSEAMKGGAKYISSNLFMINEQKYFASTDGSYIDQDIHRIWPTFTLTKTDAASGKFETRNALSAPMGMGFEYLKPKEEEKIKGGPVTMYKKRYDILEDVREAAVHVDEKLKAKPVAPGKYDLVLDPSHLFLTIHESVGHPTELDRVLGYEANYAGTSFLTLDKWESKKFNFGSKEVNIIGDKLEVGSLGAVGYDDEGVKCGQWDIIKDGILVNYQTIRDQAHILGLKASQGCCYADSWDSIQFQRMPNVSLAPGNVALSAADMVKNVEKGIYMFGRNSYSIDQQRYNFQFSAQLAYEIKEGKIVGMFKDAAYQANTQEFWNSCVQRCDKSDYRLGGTFSDGKGQPGQASAVSHGSATTRFNGVNVINTGRKLG
- a CDS encoding cytochrome-c peroxidase, which produces MKRSKLIIPLSLIVLVILMAGFGADDPAVINSKERLGEKLFFDPILSKDKSISCASCHKPEFAFADTSAVSLGVGGTKGTRNSPSVTNLSGRPNLFWDGRAASLEDQALQPIINPVEMNLPIADAIDRLQKDKDYTVLFQKIFNSPPTQKNLLLAIASFERTLETANSPYDRYINGDDKAISENAKRGRMLFIGKANCNNCHSGEDFTADRFKGIGLFNELELKDQGRFEVTHNPEHKGHFKIPGLRNVGITAPYMHNGMFKTLKEVIQYYNNPDAVIKNGKNRDLSLNKPLGLSETEINDIEAFLLSLTDDRFKNKND
- a CDS encoding DUF4397 domain-containing protein produces the protein MRIYKFPILFFALATTLFASCKKTDYLDINAGDRPALSAKVKFINARQSTVAVNFWDFTRKVTATALQRNTATGYLDTQFGKVQFNLTEGTEASYKASYIFGGSANFVQETNSASFAGPNGPIANFAHSLFTVKKRLTSTLNPGNIDSLILVYDDLTLPASGKAKIRFANFSPDAPKVDLTYAAGTEIFAGVAYGNFGNQAVIPYISGKAPATIEGLTWKTLGPFKEIDAGTNLSLVVKDNTTKAAIPLTNSALNAITFEAGKIYTVYINGTVGGAPGITATIITHN
- a CDS encoding TonB-dependent receptor, coding for MKIKLLLILLLTTVAYSKLAAQQKIITGVVVSAENKTPLPGVSVKIKGLDGSTVTDKDGVFKISTKNGRFIEVSYIGYKTATIEIGSSTKLNVSLEQADNTLTELQIVGSRNANRTKLNSPVPVDVIDLKTLQQTSPQASVTQLLQYVSPSFHSSVSGGGDAASATSTVQLKGLGVDQVLVLVNGKRRHKSSNISWGGLGNGATGYDLNAIPVGSIDRIEILRDGAAAQYGSDAIAGVINVVLKNTADEITASTIESIRRRGDGLTTRTNANIGLKLGAKGFLNITGEYATQAVSLPSGNYSDGIYIGPAYGGGANTRGFDQIYTKEIDDAIIASRGIDRHYFDQRGSTNKSKDGLLSFNAGIPLKDGFEVYSFGGISHRNSQFTAVYRLPGWTERNNTFVYPDGFLPAMDNIITDQSLAIGVKGKISGWNFDVSNVYGRNAFDNIISNTLNASLGQKTPRTFNAGSYNASQNSGSLDFSRKFDKVLNGLNVAFGGQYRVETYQIIAGEEGSYSKADLSPIYSIGYTTGGIPYFVAAGSTPLNGLSPGSQIHAGFRPSNEVNVKRSISAAYADLELNVTDKWLLSGAVRVENYSDFGSVTTYKAASRYGFAKWLAVRGGFNTGFRAPDLAQFYYTETSTTFQNGVAIDQVTANNVNPATKALGIPSLQPEKSKGYSAGLTSQPIQNVELTVDAYQIDIKDRVGNTGRFSATDVNLPADVRALFVQTGTVQAKFFYNSFSTRTRGIEFTGSYRFLLPNGGNVAFLAGANLQKTTLTKVNTPKGLEAYRYIIFDESEEVRVTRSIPKTKITLQGTYNINKFNFLLRSVYFGSVSAVSQLNASFPKPDYYYQTYSPIWITDISAGYRITPVLQATVGVNNLFNVLGDYSIPAPGSNITRTNSPSAAQSGTSTGLQPFIRLSATFK